One region of Flavobacterium sp. GSB-24 genomic DNA includes:
- a CDS encoding rhamnogalacturonan acetylesterase yields MKTKFVIPLVSMTLAVLIMAFTRSKAVTTVYLIGDSTVANYANNYEEGKDYMKTRYPVTGWGQVFQQFLVKDSLKKIDKLIKTDSAFVDDRARGGRSTRTFFQEGRWRSVYENLKKGDLVLMQFGHNDAAEDKPERYVNLEGYKEFLRLFIEQTRAKGAKPILITPVSRNFPWKEGKLQNIHGLYPDAVKEIAKEMNVMIIDLNQKSMDFFTKKGQPYVSENYFMNLPAGLYEAYPNGQKDNTHFQTKGAVEVARLVFEGMKELN; encoded by the coding sequence ATGAAAACAAAATTTGTAATTCCACTAGTAAGCATGACTCTAGCAGTCTTGATAATGGCTTTTACCAGATCGAAAGCGGTAACCACAGTTTATTTAATCGGCGATTCCACAGTAGCTAATTATGCCAATAATTACGAAGAAGGAAAAGATTACATGAAAACCCGATATCCAGTTACAGGCTGGGGACAAGTGTTTCAGCAATTTTTAGTCAAAGACAGCTTAAAAAAGATCGATAAATTAATCAAAACAGACAGCGCATTTGTAGATGATAGGGCAAGAGGCGGCCGAAGCACTCGTACTTTTTTTCAGGAAGGCAGATGGCGTTCTGTTTATGAAAATCTCAAAAAGGGAGATTTGGTTTTAATGCAGTTTGGTCATAACGATGCAGCTGAAGACAAACCAGAACGCTATGTTAATCTTGAAGGATATAAAGAATTCTTAAGGCTTTTTATTGAACAAACAAGAGCAAAAGGAGCCAAACCAATTTTGATAACTCCAGTATCTAGAAATTTTCCATGGAAAGAAGGTAAACTGCAGAATATTCATGGTTTATATCCTGACGCTGTAAAAGAAATTGCAAAAGAAATGAACGTAATGATTATCGATTTAAACCAGAAATCAATGGACTTTTTTACAAAGAAAGGACAGCCTTATGTGAGTGAAAACTATTTTATGAATTTACCCGCAGGATTATATGAAGCTTATCCAAATGGTCAAAAAGACAATACACACTTTCAAACCAAAGGTGCTGTAGAAGTTGCAAGGCTTGTTTTTGAAGGAATGAAAGAATTAAATTAA
- a CDS encoding alpha/beta hydrolase, which produces MKFQNKNLSAVIIGVCMIFFQNINAQYLKGITNVRDTSFTNVSAFKKTLKYFPQTTRVPELHFDNVMRQTDITYCSYGKRKMKLDVFYDKNVKKKQTAIIIIHGGGWRSGSRQQHHQMAQKLASLGYVCFTPEYRLSTEALFPAAIYDLKACIRWVRENAVKYNINPDQITALGFSAGGELAAFMGTTANMPLFEGMVVHSNLKSQVNAVVSIDGTLSFVHSESSEGDDSKNISAGTYWLGYSRKDNPKLWEAASPLSYVNASTPPTLFINSSIARMHAGRNDYRKVLNENAIYSEVHEFENSPHSFCLFNPWFEPTIQYIDNFLTKIFST; this is translated from the coding sequence ATGAAATTTCAAAATAAAAATCTTAGCGCAGTAATTATTGGGGTTTGTATGATTTTCTTTCAAAACATAAACGCTCAGTATTTAAAAGGCATTACAAATGTCAGGGATACTTCGTTTACCAATGTAAGTGCTTTTAAGAAAACACTTAAATATTTTCCGCAAACGACGAGAGTTCCAGAACTGCATTTTGATAATGTGATGCGGCAAACAGATATAACTTATTGCAGTTACGGAAAACGTAAAATGAAACTGGATGTTTTTTATGATAAAAATGTCAAGAAAAAACAAACCGCAATTATCATTATTCATGGCGGAGGCTGGCGTTCTGGAAGCAGACAGCAGCATCATCAAATGGCACAAAAACTCGCAAGCCTGGGATATGTGTGTTTTACGCCAGAATACAGACTTTCTACAGAAGCGCTTTTTCCCGCAGCGATTTACGATCTCAAAGCATGCATTCGCTGGGTAAGAGAAAATGCAGTAAAGTATAATATCAATCCAGATCAAATAACTGCTCTCGGATTTTCGGCAGGAGGCGAATTGGCCGCTTTTATGGGCACGACAGCAAATATGCCGCTTTTTGAAGGCATGGTAGTCCATTCAAATTTAAAATCTCAGGTGAATGCTGTGGTGAGTATCGATGGCACTCTTTCATTTGTACATTCTGAAAGCAGTGAAGGAGATGACAGTAAAAACATTTCGGCAGGAACCTATTGGCTTGGTTATTCCAGAAAAGACAATCCTAAACTTTGGGAAGCTGCTTCTCCTCTCAGTTATGTAAATGCATCAACACCGCCAACATTATTTATCAATAGTTCAATAGCACGAATGCACGCAGGAAGAAACGATTACAGAAAGGTTTTGAATGAAAACGCAATCTATTCTGAAGTTCATGAATTTGAAAATTCCCCTCATTCATTTTGTCTTTTTAATCCGTGGTTTGAGCCTACAATTCAATACATCGACAATTTTTTAACTAAAATATTTAGCACATAA
- a CDS encoding pectinesterase family protein: MILFRFLAVSIFFTNVSFANDAIRTQAPKELKSYDIVVDANGTGNFTTVQAALNSVALLKTTETTIFIKNGVYKEKLEVVLNQNNITLIGESKEKVILTYDDYASKPNGAGGTIGTSGSASFIITANDFKARNITFENSSGPVGQAVAVRIDGDRIIFENCRFLGFQDTLYPRADTSRQYYKNCYIEGTTDFIFGGSTAVFDQCEIFAKKGGSYITAANTPQSNPYGFVFLNCKLTTNSGNSTYYLGRPWRNYARTVFLKCEMEPHIKPEGWHNWGKPEAEKTTFYAEYLSTGTGGNTSSRVKWSHVLSSEEFKKDYSMKAVLRDWKPAIK; this comes from the coding sequence ATGATACTATTCAGATTTTTAGCAGTCTCGATTTTCTTTACGAATGTTTCATTTGCAAATGATGCTATAAGAACTCAAGCTCCAAAAGAACTCAAATCGTACGATATTGTTGTAGATGCCAATGGCACTGGGAATTTTACAACAGTTCAGGCTGCCTTGAATTCGGTTGCATTATTAAAAACAACCGAAACTACAATTTTCATTAAAAACGGTGTTTACAAAGAAAAACTAGAAGTAGTTTTAAACCAAAACAATATTACTTTAATAGGCGAAAGCAAGGAAAAAGTAATTCTTACTTATGATGATTATGCTTCCAAACCGAATGGTGCAGGCGGAACAATTGGAACTTCTGGATCGGCGAGTTTTATAATTACAGCAAATGATTTTAAAGCACGAAATATAACTTTTGAAAATTCATCTGGACCAGTAGGACAAGCTGTAGCAGTGAGAATTGACGGCGATCGAATTATTTTTGAAAATTGCAGATTTTTAGGTTTCCAAGATACACTATATCCGCGTGCAGATACCAGCAGGCAGTACTATAAAAATTGTTATATCGAAGGAACAACCGATTTTATTTTTGGAGGTTCAACAGCTGTTTTTGATCAATGTGAAATCTTTGCCAAGAAAGGCGGTTCCTATATAACTGCAGCCAATACGCCTCAATCTAATCCGTATGGATTTGTATTTCTGAATTGCAAGTTGACTACAAATTCGGGAAACAGCACTTATTATTTAGGAAGACCTTGGCGCAATTATGCGCGAACTGTTTTTCTAAAATGCGAAATGGAACCACACATTAAACCAGAAGGATGGCACAACTGGGGTAAACCAGAAGCCGAAAAGACCACTTTTTATGCCGAATATTTGTCTACAGGAACAGGAGGAAATACATCCTCCCGCGTAAAATGGTCTCATGTATTATCATCCGAAGAATTTAAAAAAGATTATTCGATGAAAGCTGTTTTGAGAGATTGGAAACCAGCAATTAAATAA
- a CDS encoding glycoside hydrolase family 28 protein, with the protein MKKTILLAAFLFAAFSCMSQKKGAQNVTEKKADSGLKIPFKMPEVQLPKFKTDTLNIVDFGAVPNTEQLCTNAINTAIEKCSKSGGGVVVIPAGLWTTGPIKLKSNVNLHTQNGAFISFTSDLKQYKLIESYFEGSKVIRCESPIMGVGLENIAITGQGIFDGNGAVWRPVKMGKMTAGQWDELIKSGGVLSKDGKIWYPSKGAYEGNEERNKHPKKQTIENMEPYKEALRPVMVSLVNCKKLLLDGVTFQNSPAWNVNPLMCEHLTIRNLTIRNPWYSQNGDGLDLESCRIGSVTNCRFDVGDDAICIKSGKDKEGRDRGKPTELFVITDCVVYHAHGGFTIGSEMSGDVRNIFVKNLTFNGTDCGLRFKSVRGRGGVVENIWMEDIRMNNIPTDAINFNLYYFGKSLSEDKDTGEVTVAKEPVSEETPAFKNMYFKNIYVNGASQALKIMGIPEMPVTNIEFENMIIRSDVGIQMNYASKIAFKNLDLRLDKPGIAVSFSNSQNVSLDGLKSTGENQMFWVGGLETKDISLKTNGKKMVMNKDLKVLESIKGEVKVVD; encoded by the coding sequence ATGAAAAAAACAATTCTTCTAGCAGCATTTCTTTTTGCTGCTTTTTCCTGTATGAGTCAAAAGAAAGGAGCTCAAAATGTGACAGAAAAAAAGGCAGATTCGGGGTTAAAAATTCCCTTCAAAATGCCAGAAGTACAGCTTCCGAAATTTAAAACAGACACTTTAAATATTGTTGATTTTGGAGCAGTGCCCAACACCGAGCAACTTTGTACAAATGCCATTAATACAGCAATCGAAAAGTGCTCTAAGTCAGGTGGAGGTGTGGTTGTAATTCCTGCTGGTTTATGGACAACAGGCCCTATAAAACTGAAAAGCAATGTAAACCTTCATACCCAAAATGGCGCTTTTATTTCTTTTACAAGCGATTTAAAACAATATAAGCTGATAGAGTCTTATTTTGAAGGAAGTAAAGTAATTCGATGCGAATCGCCTATTATGGGTGTTGGCCTAGAAAATATTGCGATTACAGGCCAAGGTATTTTTGATGGAAATGGTGCTGTATGGAGGCCTGTCAAAATGGGTAAAATGACTGCAGGACAATGGGACGAATTGATAAAATCTGGTGGAGTTTTGTCTAAAGATGGTAAAATCTGGTATCCTTCAAAAGGCGCTTATGAAGGAAATGAGGAAAGAAATAAACATCCTAAAAAACAAACCATAGAAAACATGGAGCCTTACAAAGAAGCGCTTCGTCCCGTAATGGTAAGTTTAGTGAATTGCAAAAAACTGCTTTTAGACGGCGTTACTTTTCAAAATTCTCCAGCATGGAATGTCAACCCATTAATGTGTGAGCATCTTACCATACGAAATTTAACAATTCGAAATCCGTGGTATTCTCAAAATGGCGATGGCCTGGATTTAGAATCCTGCCGAATCGGATCGGTAACCAACTGCCGTTTTGATGTTGGTGACGATGCGATTTGTATCAAATCCGGAAAAGATAAAGAAGGAAGAGACCGCGGAAAACCAACAGAATTATTTGTAATAACAGATTGTGTAGTTTATCATGCACACGGTGGTTTTACCATTGGAAGTGAAATGTCTGGAGATGTTAGAAATATATTCGTTAAAAACCTCACATTCAATGGTACAGACTGCGGACTTCGTTTTAAATCGGTTCGAGGCAGAGGCGGAGTGGTCGAAAATATTTGGATGGAAGACATCAGAATGAATAATATTCCGACTGATGCCATCAATTTCAATTTATACTATTTCGGAAAATCACTCTCAGAAGATAAAGATACAGGAGAAGTAACAGTAGCAAAAGAACCAGTTTCAGAAGAAACTCCTGCATTTAAAAATATGTATTTTAAAAATATCTATGTAAACGGAGCTTCTCAGGCTTTGAAAATTATGGGAATTCCCGAAATGCCAGTTACTAATATCGAATTTGAAAATATGATCATTCGTTCAGATGTAGGTATTCAGATGAATTACGCAAGCAAAATTGCTTTTAAAAATCTTGATTTAAGATTAGACAAACCAGGAATTGCCGTAAGTTTTTCTAATAGTCAGAATGTGAGTTTGGATGGCTTGAAATCTACTGGCGAAAATCAGATGTTTTGGGTTGGCGGTTTAGAAACAAAAGATATTTCATTAAAAACCAACGGAAAGAAAATGGTTATGAATAAAGATCTAAAAGTTCTAGAGTCGATTAAAGGAGAAGTGAAAGTTGTGGATTAA
- a CDS encoding glycoside hydrolase family 88 protein yields MKEKMKYYAFFLIVCPLISFGQLKSKEKSGITPIEWAKKMADSDQKRVPNPVFLDGVKFPKWNYTNGLVTLANQKLYDYTKEQKYYDYGLSYAEQLIDKEGKIGGGYELEKYSLDLVNSGKLLFEIYKKTNDTRYKIAMDVLHKQLETHPRTSDGGYWHKKSYPWQMWLDGVYMADPFAAQYGFVFNDPKAIDDAILQAELIQKHTFDAKTGLNFHGYDEKRTQFWADKNTGTSAHVWGRAQGWYCMALVDILDFVPENHPKRKNLIEILQKVYESVLKAQDSKTGVWWQVMDQPGRKGNYLESTCSTMFVYSFAKAYNKGYVGEKFLKSAQKGFKGILKEFIKENPDGTISITKCCAVAGLGGKNPQDRDGSFEYYISEPIRDDDAKAVGPFIMAGIELQMLSDKK; encoded by the coding sequence ATGAAAGAAAAAATGAAATATTATGCATTCTTTTTGATTGTTTGTCCTCTAATATCCTTTGGACAATTAAAATCAAAAGAAAAATCTGGAATAACGCCAATCGAGTGGGCAAAGAAAATGGCTGATTCTGACCAAAAACGTGTTCCGAATCCTGTATTTCTTGATGGTGTAAAATTTCCAAAATGGAATTACACCAATGGTTTGGTTACACTTGCTAATCAGAAATTATATGATTATACGAAAGAACAAAAATATTACGATTACGGACTTTCATACGCAGAACAGCTTATTGATAAAGAAGGTAAAATTGGCGGTGGTTACGAGCTTGAAAAATACAGTCTAGATTTAGTGAATTCTGGAAAACTTCTTTTTGAAATTTACAAGAAAACGAATGATACGAGATATAAAATCGCAATGGATGTGCTTCACAAACAATTAGAAACGCATCCAAGAACTTCTGATGGCGGTTATTGGCACAAAAAAAGTTACCCGTGGCAAATGTGGCTCGATGGTGTTTATATGGCAGACCCTTTTGCTGCTCAATATGGATTTGTTTTTAATGATCCAAAAGCAATTGACGATGCGATTTTACAAGCAGAACTTATTCAAAAACACACTTTTGATGCCAAAACAGGTTTGAATTTTCACGGTTATGATGAGAAACGAACTCAGTTTTGGGCAGATAAAAACACTGGAACTTCTGCCCATGTGTGGGGGCGTGCACAAGGCTGGTATTGTATGGCATTGGTAGACATATTAGATTTTGTTCCAGAGAATCATCCCAAAAGAAAAAATTTAATAGAAATTCTTCAAAAGGTATATGAATCTGTATTAAAAGCACAGGATTCCAAAACAGGCGTGTGGTGGCAGGTCATGGATCAGCCGGGACGAAAAGGTAATTATTTGGAATCTACCTGCTCAACCATGTTTGTGTATTCGTTTGCGAAAGCCTATAACAAAGGTTATGTCGGAGAAAAATTCCTTAAATCGGCGCAAAAAGGTTTCAAAGGAATTCTAAAAGAGTTTATAAAAGAAAATCCAGACGGCACAATATCGATTACCAAATGCTGTGCGGTTGCCGGATTAGGAGGAAAAAATCCTCAAGATCGTGACGGTTCATTCGAATACTATATTTCGGAACCCATAAGAGATGATGATGCAAAAGCTGTCGGTCCGTTTATAATGGCTGGAATTGAACTGCAAATGCTTTCAGACAAAAAATAA
- a CDS encoding glycoside hydrolase 43 family protein — protein MKFKQLLLSLGLLCYLGVKAQGWNADLGNGKYKNPILHVDYSDPDVCAGKEGYYMTASSFNSIPGLPILHSKDLVNWQLVGYALQNQFPIEHYRTVRHGDGVWAPSIRYHNGEYFIYWGDPDFGIYMVKTKNPEGVWEEPVLVKEAKGIIDTCPFWDEDGKAYLSYAFAGSRANVKTVLMLSELTSDGTKLIGNAAMVFDGHNGHTTVEGSKMYKRDGYYWIMAPAGGVKPGWQLAMRSKNVWGPYESKIVLHQGNTVMNGPHQGGYVETPNGDGWFIHFQDRWAYGRVVNLQPVTWKDNWPIMGIDSNKDGIGEPVLEWTKPNVGKNYPATPLVSSDEFDGHQLGLQWQWQANQDPAKHWGWSSANLGFMRLNCIPRDENTNTMWMSPNLLLQKFPGDNFTATAKLTFENNPEAGVSGSGLIVFGEDYSYIAIEQDKAGNLNLVQRTMKNARTAKEGEKDIASVLINKKEVQLRAKVEMIQNKEPFDARVTFYYSIDGKNFKKLGDSFKPVAGRWVGAKIGLFATGTKAVNDSSYADYDWFRVEGN, from the coding sequence ATGAAATTCAAACAATTACTGCTTTCCCTTGGATTATTATGTTATTTGGGAGTAAAAGCTCAAGGCTGGAATGCCGATTTAGGAAACGGAAAATATAAGAACCCTATTTTACACGTAGATTACTCGGATCCCGATGTATGTGCAGGTAAAGAGGGGTATTATATGACCGCATCCAGTTTTAATAGTATTCCCGGGCTTCCTATTCTTCATTCCAAAGACTTGGTAAATTGGCAGTTGGTTGGATATGCATTACAAAATCAATTTCCTATTGAGCATTATCGCACTGTTCGTCATGGTGATGGCGTTTGGGCTCCCTCTATTCGTTACCACAATGGAGAATATTTCATCTATTGGGGAGATCCAGATTTCGGAATTTACATGGTCAAAACCAAAAATCCAGAAGGTGTTTGGGAAGAACCCGTTTTAGTCAAAGAAGCTAAAGGAATTATTGACACATGTCCGTTTTGGGATGAAGATGGAAAAGCCTATTTGTCGTATGCTTTTGCAGGAAGTCGTGCCAATGTAAAAACAGTTTTAATGCTGTCTGAACTTACGTCAGATGGCACTAAACTAATTGGAAATGCCGCAATGGTTTTTGATGGACACAACGGCCACACAACAGTTGAAGGTTCTAAAATGTACAAACGTGATGGTTATTATTGGATTATGGCTCCCGCTGGAGGTGTAAAACCTGGATGGCAATTGGCAATGCGCTCTAAAAATGTTTGGGGTCCTTATGAGTCTAAAATAGTTTTGCATCAAGGAAATACAGTAATGAATGGACCACATCAGGGAGGTTACGTAGAAACGCCAAATGGTGATGGATGGTTCATACATTTTCAAGATCGTTGGGCATATGGACGTGTAGTCAATTTACAGCCTGTTACTTGGAAAGACAACTGGCCTATCATGGGAATAGATTCTAATAAAGATGGTATTGGCGAACCGGTTTTAGAATGGACAAAACCAAATGTAGGCAAAAACTATCCTGCAACTCCCTTGGTTTCTTCTGATGAATTTGATGGACATCAACTTGGATTACAATGGCAGTGGCAGGCCAATCAAGACCCGGCTAAACATTGGGGATGGTCGTCTGCAAATCTAGGATTTATGCGTTTAAACTGTATTCCACGCGATGAAAATACCAACACAATGTGGATGTCGCCCAACCTTTTACTGCAAAAATTTCCAGGCGATAATTTTACAGCAACTGCAAAACTGACTTTCGAGAACAATCCAGAAGCAGGAGTAAGCGGTTCTGGTTTAATTGTATTTGGTGAAGACTATTCTTATATCGCAATCGAACAGGATAAAGCAGGAAATCTGAATCTGGTGCAGCGTACAATGAAAAATGCGAGAACTGCTAAAGAAGGTGAAAAAGATATTGCCTCAGTTTTGATAAATAAAAAAGAAGTACAGCTTCGCGCTAAAGTGGAGATGATTCAGAACAAAGAACCGTTTGATGCCAGAGTTACTTTTTATTACAGTATCGATGGAAAGAATTTCAAAAAATTAGGTGATTCTTTTAAACCTGTTGCAGGACGATGGGTCGGCGCAAAAATTGGTCTTTTTGCCACAGGAACAAAAGCGGTAAACGACAGCAGTTATGCCGATTATGACTGGTTTAGAGTAGAAGGTAATTAA
- a CDS encoding DUF5123 domain-containing protein, giving the protein MKNFRTLIYILSFMGLIVCGEMLKSCDTDEFRYKPVEDLFQPKFVLPAPLVKSNSIAVVWYKVNDAASYTVELHLDNYYKSLYKSYTITDTQILMDDIPYKTQFYIRVRSNHVNGDHNSQWAYSSALTEDRPPFDPILQPVERVNITETNVTVTWAVSAGNPVDSISVQPAQSAELPAIGRKLTSDEMSKGEAKVEGLEKNTLYNVNIFDNNKPRRYDKPYNQVSFRSAGPSASTIIVTKGMDLDALLRTNNDDPTVPEGTEYFLEAGSLFKITPFTISKGFKLTGGTQGERPQIEMNGNWNIAEGSYLSSLAFENIRFYQTIDASYFFNSGTSWTVESITFYNCVFNYFKRGFWRHQGNGKYKEIGNFDMSYCTFDQVGGHTGPYGTFAFGSAGADNVKRAVFSNCTFMRDYYQTTDKNRNFKNLFDYGTSAYPIHLEYQNVTIYDYAYNRSLINIPSAVGSTLIFKNVLLASACGKVIQAIAANTPTTYGNNYTTTDYLLGAAGIQGTDLGISAQNLFVDPANGNLMIKDSNSPIVTNKVGDTRWLP; this is encoded by the coding sequence ATGAAAAATTTTAGAACATTAATTTATATTTTATCATTTATGGGCTTAATTGTCTGTGGAGAAATGCTAAAATCCTGCGATACAGATGAGTTTCGTTATAAACCTGTCGAAGACTTATTCCAGCCAAAATTCGTGCTTCCTGCTCCATTAGTAAAAAGCAATTCAATAGCTGTGGTGTGGTACAAAGTTAATGATGCAGCGTCTTATACAGTAGAACTTCATTTGGATAACTATTATAAAAGTTTGTACAAATCGTATACCATTACTGATACACAAATTTTGATGGACGACATTCCTTATAAAACCCAGTTTTATATTAGAGTAAGATCGAATCACGTTAACGGAGATCATAATTCACAATGGGCTTACTCAAGTGCTCTGACAGAAGACCGTCCGCCATTCGATCCTATTTTACAGCCAGTCGAAAGAGTGAATATTACCGAAACAAATGTAACTGTAACATGGGCAGTTTCTGCTGGAAATCCAGTAGACAGTATATCGGTTCAGCCAGCTCAGTCTGCAGAACTTCCTGCTATCGGGCGTAAATTAACTTCTGATGAAATGAGTAAAGGAGAAGCAAAGGTTGAAGGATTAGAAAAAAACACTTTGTATAACGTTAATATTTTTGATAACAATAAACCAAGACGTTATGATAAACCTTATAATCAGGTTTCTTTCCGTTCTGCGGGACCGTCAGCTTCTACTATTATTGTAACAAAAGGAATGGATTTAGATGCATTGCTGCGAACTAACAACGACGATCCAACAGTTCCAGAAGGAACAGAATATTTCCTTGAAGCAGGTTCATTATTCAAAATTACTCCGTTTACCATATCAAAAGGATTTAAGCTGACAGGAGGAACACAAGGAGAACGCCCACAGATTGAAATGAACGGAAACTGGAATATTGCAGAAGGATCATACTTATCATCTCTGGCTTTTGAAAATATTCGTTTTTACCAAACTATAGATGCCAGCTATTTCTTTAATAGTGGAACTTCTTGGACAGTAGAATCTATCACATTCTACAACTGTGTTTTCAACTATTTCAAAAGAGGCTTCTGGAGACATCAAGGAAACGGAAAATACAAAGAAATCGGAAATTTTGATATGAGCTATTGTACGTTTGATCAAGTTGGAGGCCACACAGGACCTTACGGTACATTTGCTTTTGGTTCTGCCGGAGCTGACAATGTAAAAAGAGCAGTTTTCTCAAATTGTACTTTTATGAGAGATTACTATCAAACAACAGATAAAAATAGAAACTTTAAAAACCTATTCGATTATGGAACATCTGCATATCCAATTCATTTGGAATATCAAAATGTTACCATTTACGATTATGCTTATAACAGATCATTAATCAATATACCATCTGCAGTAGGATCAACTTTAATCTTTAAAAATGTGTTACTGGCCTCTGCCTGCGGTAAAGTGATTCAGGCAATTGCGGCCAACACACCTACGACATACGGCAATAATTACACCACAACAGATTATCTGCTTGGTGCCGCTGGAATACAAGGAACAGATTTAGGCATTAGTGCACAAAATTTATTTGTCGATCCAGCAAACGGAAATTTAATGATTAAAGACTCTAATTCTCCAATTGTAACCAACAAAGTAGGAGATACGAGATGGCTCCCATAA
- a CDS encoding RagB/SusD family nutrient uptake outer membrane protein, protein MKKILLSFLLIFALTFTACEDYLDVQPATGFTQAEVFKSEKDIQSAVAGVYTLMLTDDAYSNRLAFVFNMNTDVEMSGVTTNTVNGNGSDIACFDPKPYWTTLNSTWSAMYKIINTANDVIEGIESSELYNSDPKTQPSNIMHMYGEVKTLRAMVYLDMIRIWGDVVFRTKSSTGDENFAVGVTDRNTILEFLIDDLKSVEPLMKNASELDYGVERASRSFNQSLIGLLALTRGGWTLRPDENNPASIGHMERGKNYEQYYDIAIQYLDKVIQGRQHDLKLSFRDFWVKQNNWETPVNDDVIFSLPMLKNSSGEYGYFVGVPIIEGNHPYGSASGNLSLCGEYLYSFDNKDLRRDITCAPLSYDQNLNQVIRLDLARLAVGKWSKLFMTDPLGSTSTKGTGINYAWMRFADVLLMYAEAVNERFGPREDAKECLRRVRRRAFAQSNWQDKVDNYVQAKSSPELFFKAIMDERKWEFGGESKRKFDLARWNKFSEVIYNQYYKLLNWGRVANGAYVPGIDQVPGSIYYKNIPDPANSGRTILDIKGIDEILQARPAGYTELPFAISWYSLNNDTASYEPRNDIKWSFRGFINYNNASSVSPNDPLRYLCPYPSKVITDHRGAIQNFYGFNF, encoded by the coding sequence ATGAAAAAGATATTATTAAGTTTTCTGTTAATTTTTGCGCTGACTTTTACAGCCTGCGAAGATTATCTAGATGTACAGCCTGCAACAGGTTTTACTCAGGCAGAAGTTTTCAAATCAGAAAAAGACATACAATCTGCAGTTGCCGGCGTGTACACGCTTATGCTTACCGATGATGCTTATTCAAATCGTCTGGCCTTTGTTTTTAATATGAATACCGATGTCGAAATGTCGGGAGTTACAACCAATACAGTAAACGGAAACGGGTCGGATATTGCCTGTTTTGATCCAAAACCGTATTGGACAACCTTAAATTCGACATGGAGTGCGATGTATAAAATTATCAATACAGCAAATGATGTAATTGAAGGAATTGAAAGTTCAGAACTATATAATTCAGATCCTAAAACACAGCCGTCAAATATTATGCATATGTATGGTGAAGTAAAAACACTTCGTGCGATGGTTTATTTAGACATGATTCGTATTTGGGGAGATGTTGTTTTTAGAACAAAATCCTCAACTGGAGACGAAAATTTTGCCGTGGGAGTTACCGATAGAAATACAATTCTTGAATTTTTAATCGACGATTTAAAATCGGTTGAACCTTTAATGAAAAATGCAAGTGAATTAGATTATGGAGTAGAACGCGCATCGAGAAGTTTCAATCAAAGTTTAATTGGTTTGCTGGCACTTACAAGAGGAGGATGGACACTTCGCCCTGACGAAAACAATCCTGCAAGTATTGGGCACATGGAAAGAGGTAAAAATTACGAGCAGTATTATGACATTGCCATTCAATATCTGGATAAAGTAATCCAAGGTAGACAGCACGATTTAAAATTGAGTTTCAGAGATTTTTGGGTAAAACAAAATAATTGGGAAACCCCAGTTAATGACGATGTGATATTTTCGCTGCCGATGCTAAAAAACTCATCAGGAGAATATGGCTATTTTGTTGGAGTTCCAATTATTGAAGGAAATCATCCATACGGAAGCGCATCAGGAAATTTAAGTTTATGCGGAGAGTATCTTTATTCTTTTGATAATAAAGATTTAAGAAGAGATATTACATGTGCACCACTATCATACGATCAAAACCTGAATCAGGTAATCCGTCTGGATTTAGCACGTTTAGCAGTAGGAAAATGGTCGAAATTATTTATGACAGATCCATTAGGAAGCACCAGCACAAAAGGAACAGGTATAAACTACGCATGGATGCGATTTGCAGATGTATTATTAATGTATGCAGAAGCCGTAAACGAACGTTTTGGTCCGCGCGAAGATGCCAAAGAATGTTTGAGACGAGTGCGTCGAAGAGCATTTGCGCAGTCTAACTGGCAGGACAAAGTAGACAATTATGTACAAGCTAAATCATCTCCAGAGTTGTTTTTTAAAGCCATTATGGATGAGCGTAAATGGGAATTTGGAGGCGAAAGCAAACGTAAATTCGATCTAGCACGCTGGAATAAATTTAGTGAAGTTATTTACAATCAATATTATAAACTGCTTAACTGGGGACGCGTAGCAAATGGAGCTTATGTGCCGGGAATAGACCAAGTTCCAGGAAGTATTTATTATAAAAATATTCCAGATCCTGCAAACTCAGGCAGAACCATTTTAGATATTAAAGGTATTGATGAAATTCTACAAGCACGTCCAGCTGGTTATACAGAACTTCCGTTTGCGATAAGCTGGTATTCATTAAATAATGATACTGCAAGTTATGAACCTAGAAATGATATTAAATGGAGTTTTAGAGGTTTTATCAATTACAACAATGCTTCATCTGTATCTCCAAATGATCCATTACGTTATTTATGTCCTTATCCTTCCAAGGTAATTACAGATCATCGAGGAGCCATTCAAAATTTTTATGGTTTTAATTTTTAA